The following proteins are co-located in the Schistocerca nitens isolate TAMUIC-IGC-003100 chromosome 2, iqSchNite1.1, whole genome shotgun sequence genome:
- the LOC126235309 gene encoding uncharacterized transmembrane protein DDB_G0289901-like, with product METRPGTVMETHPGAVTEAWSGAVTEIQLGSLMEIRLEAVTEPQSGAMMETQLGAVMGTARGSDGDSAGGSDGDSAGGNDGDSAGGSDGDSAGGSDGGSAGGSDRGSVGGSDGGSVGGSDRDSAGGSDGCSVGTLTEIQPEAVKDTWSGAMTKTRPGEVTETRPGAVVETRLGAVTETRLGAVMELGRGR from the coding sequence ATGGAGACTCGGCCGGGGACAGTGATGGAGACTCATCCGGGAGCAGTGACTGAGGCTTGGTCGGGGGCAGTGACGGAGATTCAGCTGGGGTCACTGATGGAGATTCGGCTGGAGGCAGTGACCGAGCCTCAGTCGGGGGCAATGATGGAGACTCAGCTGGGGGCAGTGATGGGGACAGCCAGGGGCAGTGATGGAGACTCGGCTGGGGGCAGTGATGGAGACTCAGCCGGGGGCAATGACGGAGACTCGGCCGGGGGCAGTGACGGTGACTCGGCCGGAGGCAGTGACGGAGGCTCAGCTGGGGGCAGTGACAGAGGCTCAGTCGGGGGCAGTGACGGAGGCTCGGTCGGGGGCAGTGACAGAGACTCGGCTGGAGGCAGTGACGGATGCTCGGTCGGGACACTGACAGAGATTCAACCAGAGGCAGTGAAAGACACTTGGTCGGGGGCAATGACAAAGACTCGACCAGGGGAAGTGACGGAGACTCGACCGGGGGCCGTGGTGGAGACTCGGCTGGGGGCAGTGACGGAGACTCGTCTGGGGGCAGTGATGGAACTTGGCCGGGGACGGTGA